In Corallococcus silvisoli, one genomic interval encodes:
- a CDS encoding YciI family protein, protein MFPERFIPMARYLMLLHETPAHFAPMSPAELQAILEEYIQWSQRLQQEGRLLQGEKLRDEGGRRLKQQDGQLLVSDGPYAEVKDVVGGFFILSAESYDAAVALARTCPHLRHGEVELRAIDEV, encoded by the coding sequence ATGTTTCCCGAAAGGTTCATCCCCATGGCTCGCTACCTGATGCTGTTGCACGAGACGCCCGCCCACTTCGCCCCCATGTCCCCCGCCGAGCTGCAGGCCATCCTGGAGGAGTACATCCAGTGGAGTCAGCGGCTCCAGCAGGAGGGCCGCCTGCTCCAGGGCGAGAAGCTGCGCGACGAGGGCGGCCGGCGCCTGAAGCAGCAGGACGGACAGCTCCTGGTGTCGGACGGACCGTACGCGGAGGTGAAGGACGTGGTGGGCGGCTTCTTCATCCTGTCGGCGGAGTCGTACGACGCCGCGGTGGCCCTGGCCCGGACCTGCCCCCACCTGCGCCACGGGGAAGTCGAGCTGCGCGCCATCGACGAGGTCTGA
- a CDS encoding NAD(P)-binding oxidoreductase has translation MSSAAPRHLFVAGATGATGRTLMRQALAQGVSVTPHVRPKSANTEPASSWPKKAVLELADAPALAEAMRGSTTVLQLIGTMRKRFAAGDTYETSDIGTTRQLVDAAKAAGVDHFVLLTSVGAGSPVGAYLKAKAEAERIVRESGLAYTMVRPPALEGEYHAPPGVLHALGKLPLLLNLKPMHLDQLAAVLLRVSERREPLNAVLEGKNLWAEVAAAGR, from the coding sequence ATGAGCAGTGCAGCTCCTCGTCATCTCTTCGTCGCGGGCGCCACGGGCGCCACCGGCCGCACGCTGATGCGACAGGCCCTGGCACAGGGCGTATCCGTGACCCCGCACGTGCGCCCCAAGAGCGCGAACACGGAGCCCGCGAGCAGCTGGCCGAAGAAGGCCGTGCTGGAACTGGCGGACGCCCCCGCGCTGGCGGAGGCGATGCGCGGCAGCACGACGGTGCTCCAGCTCATCGGCACGATGCGCAAGCGCTTCGCGGCCGGGGACACGTACGAGACGAGCGACATCGGCACCACGCGCCAGCTGGTGGACGCGGCGAAGGCCGCGGGCGTGGACCACTTCGTGCTGCTCACGTCGGTGGGCGCGGGCAGTCCGGTGGGCGCGTACCTCAAGGCCAAGGCGGAGGCGGAGCGCATCGTCCGCGAGAGCGGCCTCGCCTACACGATGGTGCGCCCGCCCGCGCTGGAGGGCGAATACCACGCGCCTCCCGGCGTCCTGCACGCGCTGGGCAAGCTGCCCCTGCTGCTCAACCTCAAGCCCATGCACCTGGATCAACTGGCCGCCGTGCTGCTGCGCGTCTCCGAGCGGCGCGAGCCGCTCAACGCGGTGCTGGAAGGCAAGAACCTGTGGGCGGAGGTGGCGGCGGCGGGCCGGTAG
- a CDS encoding carbohydrate ABC transporter permease, which produces MKRPGLGTALAVVAFLTFFLGPFLWQVLTSLWPDGELTRPWPSHLTGANYQSVLFGRPFLWAVLNSLVVATLTTVFCLTVGASAAFALAKLEFRGRGLLLSAALGVSMFPPIATVSPLYLILSAVGLRDSLVGLALPYTTFALPLTLWVLTSFFRQLPDELYRAARVDGCTPVGAFRRVLLPLAAPGLATTAILVFIFAWNEFLYALTFLSTPEKRTVPVAISLFASEYKEPWGEIAAASVVATLPLVVLTVLFQRRIVSGLTAGAVKE; this is translated from the coding sequence ATGAAGCGGCCGGGGTTGGGCACGGCGCTGGCCGTGGTGGCGTTCCTCACGTTCTTCCTGGGCCCGTTCCTGTGGCAGGTGCTGACGAGCCTGTGGCCGGATGGAGAGCTGACGCGGCCGTGGCCTTCGCACCTGACGGGCGCGAACTACCAGAGCGTGTTGTTCGGGCGGCCGTTCCTGTGGGCGGTGTTGAACTCGCTGGTGGTGGCGACGTTGACGACGGTGTTCTGCCTCACGGTGGGCGCGTCCGCGGCGTTCGCGCTGGCGAAGCTGGAGTTCCGGGGGCGCGGGCTACTGCTGTCCGCGGCGCTGGGCGTGTCGATGTTTCCGCCCATCGCGACGGTGAGCCCGCTGTACCTCATCCTCAGCGCGGTGGGGCTGCGGGACAGCCTGGTGGGGCTGGCGCTGCCGTACACGACGTTCGCGCTGCCGTTGACGCTGTGGGTGCTGACGTCGTTCTTCCGCCAGCTGCCGGACGAGCTGTATCGCGCGGCGCGGGTGGATGGGTGCACGCCGGTGGGCGCGTTCCGCCGGGTGCTGTTGCCGCTGGCGGCGCCCGGGCTGGCGACGACGGCCATCCTGGTCTTCATCTTCGCGTGGAACGAGTTCCTCTACGCGCTGACGTTCCTGTCCACGCCGGAGAAGCGCACGGTGCCGGTGGCCATCAGCCTCTTCGCCAGCGAGTACAAGGAGCCGTGGGGGGAGATCGCCGCGGCGTCGGTGGTGGCGACGCTGCCGCTGGTGGTGCTCACGGTGCTGTTCCAGCGGCGCATCGTGTCCGGGCTCACGGCCGGGGCGGTGAAGGAGTGA
- a CDS encoding carbohydrate ABC transporter permease gives MPSVVVLAVVALYPVLAAVWLSLHRFILVFGERRFTGLANYAYLLGDARFGSALGNTVYFTAVAVAVELLLAVPLAVLLNRAFPGRGLLRASVLVPWAIPTVVSARLWAWMFNPDSGLINRLLGGAEINWLGAPGYALHAAILVDVWKTTPFVALLVLAGLQGIPEDLYKAARVDGASPWRQFRSITLPLLKPALLLAVLFRSLDAFRVFDAIYVLTEGGPANTTETLSIYAYKTLMRSGDFGYGSTLAVATFLGVVLLAAVWLKWLGREEARE, from the coding sequence ATGCCGTCGGTGGTGGTGCTGGCGGTGGTGGCGCTGTACCCGGTGCTGGCGGCGGTGTGGCTCAGCCTGCACCGCTTCATCCTGGTGTTTGGCGAGCGGCGCTTCACGGGGCTGGCGAACTACGCCTACCTGCTGGGAGACGCGCGCTTCGGGTCCGCGCTGGGAAACACGGTGTACTTCACGGCGGTGGCGGTGGCGGTGGAGCTGTTGCTCGCGGTGCCGCTGGCGGTGCTGCTCAACCGCGCGTTCCCGGGGCGGGGGCTCTTGCGCGCGTCGGTGCTGGTGCCGTGGGCGATCCCCACGGTGGTGAGCGCGCGGCTGTGGGCGTGGATGTTCAACCCGGACTCCGGGCTCATCAACCGGCTGTTGGGGGGCGCGGAGATCAACTGGCTGGGGGCGCCGGGGTATGCGCTGCACGCGGCCATCCTGGTGGACGTGTGGAAGACGACGCCCTTCGTGGCGCTGCTGGTGCTGGCCGGGCTGCAAGGCATTCCGGAGGACCTCTACAAGGCGGCGCGCGTGGACGGGGCGTCGCCGTGGCGCCAGTTCCGCTCCATCACGCTGCCGCTGCTCAAGCCCGCGCTGCTGCTGGCGGTGCTGTTCCGGTCGCTGGATGCGTTCCGCGTGTTCGACGCCATCTACGTGCTGACGGAGGGCGGGCCGGCGAACACGACGGAGACGCTGAGCATCTACGCGTACAAGACGCTGATGCGCTCAGGCGACTTCGGGTACGGCAGCACGCTGGCGGTGGCGACGTTCCTGGGCGTGGTGCTGCTGGCGGCGGTGTGGCTGAAGTGGCTGGGGCGCGAGGAGGCGCGGGAATGA
- a CDS encoding ABC transporter substrate-binding protein: MGRLLVVLVALGLAAGGCRRSSEAPGTGGRTRIVFKFQPLWGDPKPFRELLARYEQANPDVELVTEALPNASDLAHQFFLTSLQGGATDFDVLVADVVWVPEFARAGWVADLTEDFPPARLREEFLPGPVDAVVMDGRTYAVPWFVDVGVLYYRTDLVPRAPRTYEELRRFTRDAMAKTPGLQGYVWQGRQYEGLTCNVYEALWGHGGQSLGPDGRVLLETEPAREALAYLHGLIADGLSPPTVTGFGEEEARRVFQEGRAVFMRNWPYAWREAQAEGSLIRGKVGIAPLPTKDGQPGWGTLGGWQLAVNAHVSPLRRKAAARLIAHLTSPEANRVLALHYARNPPRLALYDDPVLRAEEPFIASLKDALVRARPRPVTPYYLLIADVLQSEFSAAVAGLRTPEESLARAQKQVDHLTGEQPEEAR; the protein is encoded by the coding sequence ATGGGTCGCCTCCTCGTCGTCCTCGTCGCGCTGGGCCTCGCCGCGGGAGGGTGCCGGCGTTCGTCCGAGGCGCCGGGCACCGGGGGCCGCACGCGCATCGTCTTCAAGTTCCAGCCGCTGTGGGGCGACCCGAAGCCGTTCCGTGAGCTGCTGGCGCGGTACGAGCAGGCCAACCCGGACGTGGAGCTGGTGACGGAGGCGCTGCCCAACGCGTCGGACCTGGCGCACCAGTTCTTCCTCACGTCGTTGCAGGGCGGGGCCACGGACTTCGACGTGCTGGTGGCGGATGTCGTCTGGGTTCCGGAGTTCGCTCGCGCGGGCTGGGTGGCGGACCTGACGGAGGACTTTCCCCCCGCGCGCCTGCGGGAGGAGTTCCTGCCCGGCCCCGTGGACGCGGTGGTGATGGACGGCCGCACGTACGCGGTGCCCTGGTTCGTGGACGTGGGCGTCCTCTACTACCGCACGGACCTGGTGCCGCGCGCGCCGCGCACCTACGAGGAGCTGCGGCGCTTCACTCGCGACGCGATGGCGAAGACCCCCGGCCTCCAGGGCTATGTGTGGCAGGGCCGGCAGTACGAGGGCCTGACGTGCAACGTGTACGAGGCGCTGTGGGGGCACGGCGGGCAGTCGCTGGGGCCGGATGGGCGCGTGCTCCTGGAGACGGAGCCGGCGCGCGAGGCGCTGGCGTACCTGCATGGCCTCATCGCGGACGGGCTGTCACCGCCGACGGTGACGGGGTTCGGCGAGGAGGAGGCGCGGCGCGTGTTCCAGGAGGGCCGGGCGGTGTTCATGCGCAACTGGCCCTATGCGTGGCGCGAGGCGCAGGCGGAGGGCTCGCTCATCCGGGGCAAGGTGGGCATCGCGCCGCTGCCGACGAAGGATGGACAGCCGGGGTGGGGGACGCTGGGCGGGTGGCAGCTGGCGGTGAACGCGCACGTGTCGCCCTTGCGCCGCAAGGCCGCCGCTCGCCTCATCGCGCACCTGACGTCGCCGGAGGCGAACCGCGTGCTGGCGCTGCACTACGCGCGCAACCCGCCACGGCTGGCGCTGTATGACGACCCGGTGCTGCGCGCGGAGGAGCCGTTCATCGCCAGCCTGAAGGACGCGCTGGTGCGGGCGCGGCCCCGGCCGGTGACGCCGTATTACCTGCTCATCGCGGACGTGCTCCAGAGCGAGTTCTCCGCCGCCGTCGCGGGCCTGCGCACGCCGGAGGAGTCGCTGGCGCGCGCGCAGAAGCAGGTGGATCACCTGACCGGAGAGCAGCCCGAGGAGGCGCGGTGA
- a CDS encoding EcsC family protein: MSKPLEVINAVLSAGFEGLGPLCGATELADEYLRDPRYANHEARIDSLIHWETGKLFTTGFLSGLGGMLTLPVALPAGLGVSWAVQARLVGAIARIHGHDVEEDRVRTLTLLAIVGDLGKEVVKKAGVEVGHQLGLRALEAVPAHALGSINRAVGFRLVSKASRKGIVNLSKGVPLAGGLVGGAVDALACLAVGATARRLFAPATALSVPGMSPG; encoded by the coding sequence ATGTCGAAGCCGCTGGAGGTCATCAACGCCGTCTTGAGCGCGGGCTTCGAGGGCCTGGGGCCGCTGTGCGGCGCGACGGAGCTGGCGGACGAGTACCTGCGGGATCCGCGCTACGCGAACCATGAGGCGCGGATCGATTCGCTCATCCACTGGGAGACGGGGAAGCTGTTCACCACGGGCTTCCTGTCCGGGCTGGGCGGCATGCTGACGCTGCCGGTGGCGCTGCCCGCGGGACTGGGCGTGTCGTGGGCGGTGCAGGCGCGGCTGGTGGGCGCCATCGCGCGCATCCATGGACACGACGTGGAGGAGGACCGCGTGCGGACGCTCACGCTGCTGGCCATCGTGGGCGACCTCGGCAAGGAAGTGGTGAAGAAGGCCGGCGTCGAGGTGGGCCATCAACTGGGCCTGCGCGCGCTGGAGGCGGTGCCGGCGCATGCGCTGGGCAGCATCAACCGCGCGGTGGGCTTCCGGCTGGTGAGCAAGGCTTCGCGCAAGGGCATCGTGAACTTGTCGAAGGGAGTGCCGCTGGCCGGTGGGCTGGTGGGGGGCGCGGTGGATGCGCTCGCGTGCCTCGCGGTGGGCGCCACGGCGCGGCGGCTGTTCGCACCGGCGACGGCGCTGTCCGTGCCGGGCATGTCGCCTGGATGA
- a CDS encoding DUF4177 domain-containing protein, whose product MYEYHVDAFVPPAAGCNATDSGWNPKRCGDFAKFLNGYAGQGWKLHSSEYRTVTASKGCGTTTGSWLVCVFERMKQG is encoded by the coding sequence ATGTACGAGTACCACGTGGATGCCTTTGTCCCGCCCGCCGCCGGCTGCAACGCCACGGACTCCGGCTGGAACCCCAAGCGCTGCGGTGACTTCGCGAAGTTCCTCAACGGCTACGCCGGCCAGGGGTGGAAGCTCCACTCCAGCGAGTACCGCACCGTGACGGCGAGCAAGGGCTGCGGAACCACGACCGGCTCCTGGCTGGTCTGCGTCTTCGAGCGGATGAAGCAGGGATGA
- the yidD gene encoding membrane protein insertion efficiency factor YidD, whose protein sequence is MSPPPEEGHPYSALALFPAEAREAQPAPAPQPARLPWWLNPPCLLVVALILLYRHAVPHRWKRECIYAPTCSMYGLQSLQRYGLLRGGLRAWARIRRCDDVRFLGGTDLP, encoded by the coding sequence ATGAGCCCGCCGCCCGAGGAGGGCCATCCCTACTCCGCCCTGGCGCTGTTTCCCGCGGAGGCCCGCGAAGCCCAGCCCGCTCCAGCCCCCCAGCCCGCGCGCCTTCCCTGGTGGCTCAATCCGCCGTGCCTCCTCGTGGTAGCGCTCATCCTGCTGTACCGCCACGCGGTGCCCCATCGCTGGAAGCGCGAGTGCATCTACGCGCCCACGTGTTCGATGTACGGGCTCCAGTCCCTCCAACGGTACGGCCTGCTACGAGGAGGACTTCGCGCCTGGGCCCGCATCCGACGCTGCGACGACGTGCGGTTCCTCGGGGGGACGGACCTGCCCTGA